The following coding sequences lie in one Halorarum halophilum genomic window:
- a CDS encoding DNA topoisomerase I: MELIITEKDNAARRIAEILSGESFDSERQAGVNVYRWGGTRCIGLSGHVVGVDFPPEYDDWRDVEPVELIDAPVQKRPTQENIVRALRLLSRKADRVVIATDYDREGELIGKEAYELVREVNEDAPVDRVRFSSITKREVTDAFENPDEIDFDLAAAGEARQVIDLVWGAALTRFLSLSARQLGDDFISVGRVQGPTLKLIVDREREIQAFDPEDYWELFADLLKREGDDEEDVEFEAQYFYEDDDGTEAERVWDEATAEAVYEVLEGAESATVDSVRRRTRTDEPPAPFNTTQFIRAASSLGYSAQRAMSMAEDLYTAGYMTYPRTDNTVYPEDLDERELLEEFSGTRQFGEDADSLLDQDELVPTEGDEETTDHPPIHPTGELPSASELSDAEWEVYELVVRRFFATVAPDATWEHLRVVSEVAADGGVGPNDGPLSLKSNGKRLVEEGYHAVYPYFSTNESYVPDVTEGEELGVADTQFEAKQTQPPRRYGQSRLIETMEQMGIGTKATRHDVIQKLYDRGYIESDPPRPTKLAEAVVEASETFADRIVSDEMTAQLEADMRAIADGDKDYDEVTEESRDILEKVFDGLTESSDEVGDMLQKSLKADKRLGPCPECGEDLLVRKSRHGSYFVGCDGYPDCTYTLPLPSTGKPLILEEECEEHGLSHVKMLAGRKTFVHGCPQCKADEADEEEDEVIGVCPECGEEEGGELAIKRLRSGSRLVGCTRYPDCDYSLPLPRRGEIEITDEECEEHGLPHLIVHSGDEPWELGCPICNYREYQSRQDGSELEAIQGIGEKTAEKLKAAGVEDVKSLKDVEPDDLAAEVEGVGADTVRDWQAKAD, translated from the coding sequence ATGGAACTCATCATCACGGAGAAGGACAACGCCGCGAGGCGGATCGCCGAGATCCTCTCGGGGGAGTCCTTCGACTCCGAGCGCCAGGCCGGCGTCAACGTCTACCGGTGGGGTGGGACCCGGTGTATCGGGCTCTCGGGGCACGTCGTCGGGGTCGACTTCCCGCCGGAGTACGACGACTGGCGCGACGTCGAACCGGTCGAACTCATCGACGCGCCCGTCCAGAAGCGCCCGACCCAGGAGAACATCGTCCGGGCGCTCCGCCTGCTCTCTCGCAAGGCCGACCGGGTCGTCATCGCGACCGACTACGACCGCGAGGGTGAACTCATCGGTAAGGAGGCGTACGAACTCGTGCGCGAGGTGAACGAGGACGCCCCGGTCGACCGCGTGCGCTTCTCCTCGATCACGAAGCGCGAGGTGACCGACGCGTTCGAGAACCCCGACGAGATCGACTTCGACCTCGCCGCGGCGGGCGAGGCGCGGCAGGTCATCGACCTCGTGTGGGGCGCCGCCCTGACTCGGTTCCTCTCGCTGTCGGCCCGCCAGCTCGGCGACGACTTCATCTCCGTCGGCCGGGTGCAGGGGCCGACGCTGAAGCTCATCGTCGACCGCGAGCGCGAGATCCAGGCGTTCGACCCCGAGGACTACTGGGAGCTGTTCGCCGACCTCCTGAAGCGGGAGGGTGACGACGAGGAGGACGTCGAGTTCGAGGCGCAGTACTTCTACGAGGACGACGACGGCACCGAGGCCGAGCGCGTCTGGGACGAGGCGACCGCGGAGGCCGTCTACGAGGTGCTGGAGGGGGCCGAGTCCGCGACGGTCGACTCGGTGCGCCGGCGCACCCGGACGGACGAGCCGCCTGCGCCGTTCAACACGACGCAGTTCATCCGCGCGGCGTCGTCGCTCGGTTACTCCGCCCAGCGCGCGATGAGCATGGCCGAGGACCTGTACACGGCCGGCTACATGACCTACCCGCGGACGGACAACACGGTGTACCCCGAGGACCTCGACGAGCGCGAACTGCTGGAGGAGTTCTCGGGGACGCGGCAGTTCGGCGAGGACGCCGACTCGCTGCTCGACCAGGACGAACTGGTGCCGACCGAGGGCGACGAGGAGACGACCGACCACCCGCCCATCCACCCGACGGGGGAGCTCCCGTCGGCCTCGGAGCTGTCGGACGCCGAGTGGGAGGTGTACGAACTGGTGGTGCGGCGCTTCTTCGCGACAGTGGCGCCCGACGCGACCTGGGAGCACCTGCGCGTCGTGTCGGAGGTCGCGGCCGACGGCGGCGTGGGCCCGAACGACGGCCCGCTCTCGCTGAAGTCCAACGGCAAGCGGCTGGTGGAGGAGGGGTACCACGCCGTCTACCCGTACTTCTCGACCAACGAGAGCTACGTGCCGGACGTCACCGAGGGGGAGGAACTGGGCGTGGCCGACACGCAGTTCGAGGCGAAGCAGACTCAGCCCCCGCGGCGGTACGGCCAGTCGCGGCTCATCGAGACGATGGAGCAGATGGGCATCGGGACGAAGGCGACGCGGCACGACGTCATCCAGAAGCTGTACGACCGGGGGTACATCGAGAGCGACCCGCCGCGCCCGACGAAGCTGGCGGAGGCGGTCGTCGAGGCCAGCGAGACGTTCGCCGACCGCATCGTCTCCGACGAGATGACCGCCCAGCTCGAGGCGGACATGCGCGCCATCGCCGACGGCGACAAGGACTACGACGAGGTGACGGAGGAGTCGCGGGACATCCTCGAGAAGGTGTTCGACGGGCTGACCGAGTCGAGCGACGAGGTGGGCGACATGCTCCAGAAGTCGCTGAAGGCGGACAAGCGCCTCGGTCCGTGCCCCGAGTGCGGCGAGGACCTGCTCGTGCGCAAGTCGCGGCACGGCTCGTACTTCGTCGGCTGCGACGGCTACCCGGACTGCACGTACACGCTCCCGCTCCCGTCGACGGGCAAGCCGCTCATCCTGGAGGAGGAGTGCGAGGAGCACGGCCTCAGCCACGTGAAGATGCTCGCCGGGCGGAAGACGTTCGTCCACGGCTGCCCGCAGTGCAAGGCCGACGAGGCGGACGAGGAGGAGGACGAGGTCATCGGCGTGTGTCCCGAGTGCGGGGAGGAGGAGGGTGGGGAACTGGCGATCAAGCGCCTCCGCTCGGGCTCCAGGCTGGTGGGCTGTACGCGCTATCCGGACTGCGACTACTCGCTCCCGCTGCCGCGCCGCGGCGAGATCGAGATCACGGACGAGGAGTGCGAGGAGCACGGGCTCCCGCATCTGATCGTCCACTCGGGCGACGAGCCGTGGGAGCTCGGCTGTCCCATCTGCAACTACCGGGAGTACCAGTCCCGACAGGACGGGTCGGAACTGGAGGCCATCCAGGGCATCGGGGAGAAGACCGCCGAGAAGTTGAAGGCGGCCGGCGTCGAGGACGTGAAGTCGCTGAAGGACGTCGAGCCGGACGATCTGGCTGCCGAGGTGGAGGGTGTGGGGGCGGACACGGTGCGGGACTGGCAGGCGAAGGCGGACTGA
- a CDS encoding restriction endonuclease has translation MQTVEAREELLSRARSISPDEFEVLCSLVLGRTLRTTELSVTPRSQDGGIDIEGRLSYDWFAADYGVQVKRYAEENTVGSDRVHRLAGALLSNNYHLGTFITTSSYTKPAVAASNQLPV, from the coding sequence ATGCAGACTGTCGAGGCGCGCGAGGAGCTACTCTCACGCGCCCGGTCGATCTCTCCCGATGAATTCGAGGTCCTGTGTTCACTCGTTCTTGGCCGGACTCTTCGAACGACGGAGCTGTCAGTAACGCCGAGGTCGCAGGACGGCGGAATCGATATCGAAGGCCGACTCAGTTACGACTGGTTCGCAGCGGACTACGGTGTCCAGGTCAAGCGGTACGCCGAGGAGAACACGGTGGGAAGTGATCGCGTCCATCGGCTCGCAGGGGCGCTTCTCAGCAACAACTACCACTTGGGAACGTTCATAACGACGAGTTCATACACCAAACCGGCCGTCGCGGCGTCGAATCAGCTGCCAGTATAG
- a CDS encoding phosphoglycerol geranylgeranyltransferase, whose protein sequence is MTAPWDDWDHVLKVDPDKELHADETFEDVCATGTDAIEIGGTLDVTADKMRRVVEACEEYDVPLYQEPSNPGVVIDSDALEGYLVPTVFNAGGPFWITGAHKEWVRIDNGLDWSRTHTEAYIVLNPEASVAQLTDADCDLGADDVAAYARVAERMFGQEIVYIEYSGTFGDTEKVGAAQDALDDASLFYGGGIRDYDAAHEMGKHADTVVVGDLLHDEGCDAVRETVEGVKDAHAELADV, encoded by the coding sequence ATGACCGCGCCCTGGGATGACTGGGACCACGTTCTGAAGGTGGACCCGGACAAGGAACTGCACGCCGACGAGACGTTCGAGGACGTCTGTGCGACCGGCACCGACGCCATCGAGATCGGCGGCACGCTCGACGTTACCGCCGACAAGATGCGGCGCGTCGTCGAGGCGTGCGAGGAGTACGACGTCCCGCTGTACCAGGAGCCGTCGAACCCCGGCGTCGTCATCGACTCGGACGCGCTGGAGGGCTACCTCGTCCCGACGGTGTTCAACGCCGGCGGGCCGTTCTGGATCACCGGCGCGCACAAGGAGTGGGTCCGCATCGACAACGGCCTCGACTGGTCGCGCACCCACACCGAGGCGTACATCGTCCTCAATCCGGAGGCCTCGGTCGCCCAGCTCACCGACGCGGACTGCGACCTCGGGGCCGACGACGTGGCCGCCTACGCCCGCGTCGCCGAGCGGATGTTCGGCCAGGAGATCGTCTACATCGAGTACTCGGGCACCTTCGGCGACACCGAGAAAGTCGGCGCGGCACAGGACGCCCTCGACGATGCCAGCCTGTTCTACGGCGGCGGCATCCGCGACTACGACGCGGCCCACGAGATGGGCAAACACGCCGACACCGTCGTCGTCGGCGACCTGCTCCACGACGAGGGCTGCGACGCCGTCCGCGAGACCGTCGAGGGCGTGAAGGACGCCCACGCCGAACTCGCGGACGTCTGA
- a CDS encoding cation:proton antiporter, whose amino-acid sequence MVEAAGIDLLGILLVLALALVFGSLAERAGYPAMMGELFAGIVFGPPLLGLLSPSAGLEVLAELGVFLLMVYVGMEVDMHELFALGPKALVVAVGGFLVPFGLGYGIGALLGFDVGASLFVGLAMAATSLATKSRILSDLGLLDTRIAGVLLGGALVSDVGVLVAFAGVLGYADAGSVNAVELGVVLGQALAFFAVAFVVGDRFLPAVWHGVETFRERYGFVTETTAFTVALVVALVFAELAHLAGLHAIIGGFVAGMFIRQADLEPALYDHMEHVVRDLAVGVFAPVFFVTVGFELTLDVFGSALGTLALLVAVAFVGKIVGSWLFSLPTGLTSREGLVVGLGMNGRGTVEIIIASVGLSAGIIDQSLFSMLVFIAIFTTAMVPVTMTWGVRLLDRSGELYGADGSTVALADGGAAGNRDGGGDGER is encoded by the coding sequence ATGGTCGAGGCGGCCGGAATCGACCTGCTGGGGATACTACTCGTCCTCGCACTCGCGCTCGTGTTCGGCTCGCTCGCCGAGCGCGCGGGCTACCCCGCGATGATGGGCGAACTGTTCGCCGGCATCGTCTTCGGGCCGCCGTTGCTCGGCCTGCTCTCGCCGAGCGCGGGGCTGGAGGTGCTCGCCGAGCTCGGCGTGTTCCTGCTGATGGTGTACGTGGGCATGGAGGTGGACATGCACGAGCTGTTCGCGCTCGGCCCGAAGGCGCTCGTCGTCGCGGTCGGCGGCTTCCTCGTGCCGTTCGGGCTCGGCTACGGCATCGGCGCCCTCCTCGGCTTCGACGTCGGGGCGTCGCTGTTCGTCGGGCTCGCGATGGCAGCGACGTCGCTCGCGACGAAGTCCCGCATCCTCTCGGACCTCGGGCTGCTGGACACCCGCATCGCCGGGGTGCTCCTCGGGGGCGCGCTCGTCTCCGACGTCGGGGTGCTGGTCGCGTTCGCGGGCGTCCTCGGCTACGCCGACGCGGGGAGCGTGAACGCCGTCGAACTCGGAGTCGTGCTCGGACAGGCGCTCGCCTTCTTCGCGGTCGCGTTCGTCGTCGGCGACCGGTTCCTCCCCGCCGTGTGGCACGGGGTGGAGACGTTCCGCGAACGGTACGGCTTCGTCACCGAGACGACCGCGTTCACGGTCGCGCTCGTCGTCGCGCTCGTGTTCGCCGAACTCGCGCACCTCGCCGGGCTCCACGCCATCATCGGCGGCTTCGTCGCGGGGATGTTCATCCGCCAGGCGGACCTCGAGCCGGCGCTGTACGACCACATGGAGCACGTGGTCCGGGACCTCGCGGTCGGGGTGTTCGCGCCCGTGTTCTTCGTGACGGTCGGGTTCGAGCTGACGCTGGACGTGTTCGGCTCGGCGCTCGGAACGCTCGCGCTGCTCGTCGCCGTCGCGTTCGTCGGGAAGATCGTCGGCTCGTGGCTGTTCTCGCTCCCGACCGGGCTCACCTCCCGCGAGGGGCTGGTCGTCGGGCTGGGGATGAACGGCCGGGGGACCGTCGAGATCATCATCGCCTCCGTCGGGCTCTCGGCGGGCATCATCGACCAGTCGCTGTTCTCGATGCTGGTGTTCATCGCCATCTTCACCACCGCGATGGTGCCGGTGACGATGACGTGGGGCGTCCGCCTCCTGGACCGGTCCGGGGAACTGTACGGCGCCGACGGCTCGACGGTCGCACTCGCCGACGGTGGGGCGGCGGGGAACCGCGACGGCGGGGGTGACGGCGAACGCTGA
- a CDS encoding Lrp/AsnC family transcriptional regulator: MPKRELDELDGYIIYRLQGDARTTSAAEIAEDFGVSPSTVRNRIKRLEEDEVIRGSHVDIDYELVGYQLFTIIFCTAPIPQREQLARDALEVPGVVSVRELMTGEENLHVVAVGRSGDDLSRIGRDLSGIGLEIVEEELVHNEYTCPFHWFDPDCEKDADSETEDPLSDDS; encoded by the coding sequence ATGCCGAAGCGCGAGTTGGACGAGCTGGACGGGTACATCATCTACCGGCTGCAGGGGGACGCTCGGACCACGTCGGCCGCGGAGATCGCGGAGGATTTCGGGGTCTCCCCGAGCACAGTGCGGAACCGGATCAAGCGGCTCGAGGAGGACGAGGTGATCCGGGGAAGCCACGTCGACATCGACTACGAGCTGGTGGGCTACCAGCTGTTCACCATCATCTTCTGCACCGCGCCCATCCCCCAGCGCGAACAGCTCGCCAGGGACGCGCTCGAGGTACCGGGCGTCGTGTCCGTCCGCGAACTGATGACCGGCGAGGAGAACCTCCACGTCGTCGCAGTGGGGCGGAGCGGCGACGACCTCAGCCGCATCGGCCGCGACCTCTCCGGGATAGGACTGGAGATCGTCGAGGAGGAACTGGTGCACAACGAGTACACCTGCCCGTTCCACTGGTTCGACCCGGACTGCGAGAAGGATGCTGATTCCGAAACTGAGGACCCATTATCCGACGATTCGTGA
- a CDS encoding amino acid permease, translating into MPKGLERDLGLFSVLAISIGAMIGSGIFILPAVAVEYAGPAVVLAYVLAGLVVLPAALSKAEMATAMPESGGTYLFIERGMGPLLGTVAGIGTWFALSFKGGLALVGGVPYILYQFNVPPSITTPLALTLATILVLVNLLGAKQTGRVQVAIVAVMLVALGWFAVGGTPAVDMVNYDGFFDSGTGGILAATGLVFVSYAGVTKVASVAEEIENPGRNIPIGILGSLAFTTVLYALIVFVMLGVTERSAIADSSAPMAVAAEAALGPAGVVAVIIAALLALVSTANAGVLSSSRYPFAMARDNLVPPSLGEIHERFNTPSTSILLTGAVLLLLIAFVPLESIAKLASAFQILVFVLINVAVIAFRRGTMEYEPSFESPLYPWMQGFGVVGGLVLLTQMGTVPLVGAVVITAASVGWYFLYARGRVDREGAAVDAVRRELGRQALDRTREAVAPTGSGYEALVAVPEDMDPSHERALVDVAADLAAPQHGSVSVVRFDEVADQVPLDAAEEQSAADVQFEERTDDIAAELDVDVPVRVSEVVSHDTRHALANHVESTDVDVLVMEHEPSGLRERLFSSDVDWVLDHTDCDAVLVDDGAPESGGSRGGMDAPDGVGLGDVNVVSVLTDEGPYDPAKVAVADAVAMAHDAEVRFEYSVDGFVSEEQRRVIDDYHEEIAGLCSAPVRTGFVLPDGGKVDFEADETDVLVTGVGAGEILENVDCPTLVVRPREETTPGRFARALERWLL; encoded by the coding sequence GTGCCGAAGGGCCTCGAACGCGACCTCGGTCTGTTCTCGGTGCTCGCCATCAGCATCGGGGCGATGATCGGCAGCGGTATCTTCATCCTCCCGGCGGTGGCCGTCGAGTACGCGGGCCCGGCGGTCGTGCTGGCGTACGTACTCGCCGGCCTCGTCGTCCTCCCGGCGGCGCTGTCGAAGGCGGAGATGGCCACCGCGATGCCCGAGTCCGGCGGCACGTACCTGTTCATCGAGCGCGGGATGGGCCCGCTGCTCGGGACGGTCGCCGGCATCGGGACGTGGTTCGCGCTGTCGTTCAAGGGTGGGCTGGCGCTGGTGGGCGGGGTACCGTACATCCTCTACCAGTTCAACGTCCCACCCAGCATCACGACGCCGCTGGCTCTCACGCTCGCTACGATCCTCGTCCTCGTGAACCTGCTCGGCGCGAAGCAGACCGGCCGGGTGCAGGTCGCTATCGTCGCCGTCATGCTCGTCGCGCTCGGCTGGTTCGCGGTCGGGGGGACCCCCGCGGTGGACATGGTGAACTACGACGGGTTCTTCGACAGCGGCACCGGCGGGATCCTCGCGGCCACCGGACTCGTGTTCGTCTCGTACGCGGGCGTGACGAAGGTGGCGAGCGTCGCCGAGGAGATCGAGAATCCGGGCCGGAACATCCCCATCGGCATCCTCGGCTCGCTCGCGTTCACCACGGTGCTGTACGCGCTCATCGTGTTCGTCATGCTCGGCGTCACCGAGCGGTCCGCGATCGCCGACTCCAGCGCGCCGATGGCGGTCGCCGCGGAGGCCGCACTCGGCCCCGCAGGCGTCGTTGCGGTCATCATCGCAGCCCTGCTCGCGCTCGTGAGCACGGCCAACGCGGGCGTGCTCTCCTCCTCGCGCTACCCGTTCGCGATGGCACGGGACAACCTCGTCCCCCCGTCGCTCGGGGAGATCCACGAGCGGTTCAACACGCCGAGCACGTCCATCCTGCTCACCGGCGCGGTCCTCCTCCTGCTCATCGCGTTCGTCCCCCTCGAGAGCATCGCCAAACTGGCGAGCGCGTTCCAGATCCTCGTGTTCGTCCTCATCAACGTCGCCGTGATCGCGTTCCGCCGCGGCACGATGGAGTACGAGCCGTCGTTCGAGTCGCCGCTGTACCCGTGGATGCAGGGGTTCGGCGTGGTCGGCGGGCTCGTCCTGCTCACGCAGATGGGGACCGTACCGCTCGTCGGCGCGGTGGTCATCACGGCCGCGAGCGTCGGGTGGTACTTCCTGTACGCCCGCGGTCGCGTGGACCGCGAGGGCGCCGCCGTGGACGCGGTTCGGCGCGAACTCGGCAGGCAGGCGCTCGACCGGACACGCGAGGCGGTCGCGCCCACGGGGAGCGGCTACGAGGCGCTGGTCGCGGTCCCGGAGGACATGGACCCCTCCCACGAGCGCGCGCTCGTGGACGTGGCCGCGGACCTCGCGGCGCCCCAGCACGGCAGCGTGTCGGTCGTCCGGTTCGACGAGGTGGCAGACCAGGTGCCCCTGGATGCCGCCGAGGAGCAGTCCGCCGCGGACGTCCAGTTCGAGGAGCGGACGGACGACATCGCGGCCGAACTCGACGTCGACGTCCCGGTGCGGGTGAGCGAGGTCGTCAGCCACGACACCCGTCACGCGCTCGCCAACCACGTCGAGTCGACCGACGTCGACGTGCTCGTCATGGAGCACGAACCCAGTGGACTGCGCGAGCGGCTGTTCAGTTCGGACGTGGACTGGGTGCTCGACCACACCGACTGCGACGCGGTGCTCGTCGACGACGGCGCGCCTGAGTCCGGCGGTTCGCGGGGCGGGATGGATGCCCCCGACGGCGTCGGCCTCGGCGACGTGAACGTCGTCTCGGTGCTCACCGACGAGGGGCCGTACGACCCGGCCAAGGTCGCGGTCGCGGACGCGGTCGCGATGGCCCACGACGCCGAGGTCCGCTTCGAGTACAGCGTCGATGGCTTCGTCTCGGAGGAGCAGCGGCGAGTCATCGACGACTACCACGAGGAGATCGCGGGGCTGTGCTCGGCGCCCGTCCGGACCGGGTTCGTGCTCCCCGACGGCGGCAAGGTGGACTTCGAGGCCGACGAGACGGACGTCCTCGTCACGGGCGTCGGCGCCGGTGAGATCCTCGAGAACGTAGACTGCCCAACGCTCGTCGTCCGGCCACGCGAGGAGACGACGCCCGGGCGGTTCGCCCGCGCGCTGGAGCGCTGGCTGCTGTAG
- a CDS encoding NAD-binding protein: MNHDTVIIGGRGAGETLAEELANESGEVAFLGDDHRAVERAAAAGADARVVDLKTGTALDREGLDGPDVVIVASHEDGRNLLVAQLVRIRRANRVIALVNDPENVDAFVDAGVEPVCASTALASALDRKRHGEEVFETEESSEDHKWSTNENERLRSDGGGDA; the protein is encoded by the coding sequence ATGAACCACGACACTGTCATCATCGGCGGAAGAGGCGCTGGAGAGACGCTCGCGGAGGAACTGGCGAACGAATCCGGTGAGGTGGCGTTCCTCGGCGATGACCACCGCGCGGTCGAGCGTGCCGCGGCGGCCGGCGCCGACGCGCGCGTCGTCGATCTGAAAACGGGGACCGCGCTCGACCGGGAGGGCCTCGACGGCCCGGACGTCGTCATCGTGGCCTCGCACGAGGATGGCCGAAACCTCCTCGTCGCACAACTGGTTCGGATTCGGCGGGCCAACCGCGTCATCGCGCTCGTGAACGACCCGGAGAACGTGGATGCGTTCGTCGACGCGGGGGTGGAGCCCGTCTGTGCTTCGACCGCCCTGGCGTCCGCGCTCGACAGGAAGCGCCACGGAGAGGAGGTGTTCGAAACGGAGGAAAGCTCCGAGGACCACAAGTGGTCGACGAACGAGAACGAGCGGTTGCGCTCGGACGGCGGGGGTGACGCGTAG
- the aspS gene encoding aspartate--tRNA(Asn) ligase — MQGRTYTADAEPGDEVTVAGWVHETRDLGGIAFLILRDTTGRIQVKFEKDEMDDDLVETGLGVHRESVISVTGEVAEEPRAPTGVEIVPESVEIVSAADPELPLDPSGKVDAELPTRLDNRTLDLRKDEVKAVFEVRAEILRATRETFRELGCTEINTPKIVATGTEGGTELFPITYFGREAFMNQSPQLFKQLMAGSGLERVFEIGPIFRAEEHNTPRHLNEATSIDFEGAFCDHHEAMDAAEAVTRNAYEAVAENCEEQLEALDLTDEFEVPGGEFPRLSYEEALERINATGDLDEHLVYGDDLSTEAEHALGQDVGEHYFITDWPSEIKPFYIKDHDDDESLSTGFDMMHPRMELVSGGQREHRHERLIEGFEQQGLDPEAFEYYTKMFKYGMPPHAGWGMGAERLVMTILGLKNIREAVLFPRDRQRLSP, encoded by the coding sequence ATGCAGGGAAGAACCTACACGGCCGACGCCGAGCCGGGCGACGAGGTCACCGTCGCCGGCTGGGTCCACGAGACCCGCGACCTCGGCGGGATCGCGTTCCTCATCCTCCGGGACACGACCGGCCGGATCCAGGTGAAGTTCGAGAAGGACGAGATGGACGACGACCTCGTGGAGACGGGACTGGGCGTCCACCGCGAGTCGGTAATCTCCGTGACGGGCGAGGTGGCTGAGGAGCCCCGCGCACCGACCGGCGTCGAGATTGTCCCCGAGTCCGTCGAGATCGTCTCCGCAGCGGACCCCGAACTGCCGCTCGACCCCTCCGGGAAGGTCGACGCCGAACTCCCGACCCGGCTCGACAACCGCACGCTCGACCTCCGGAAGGACGAGGTGAAGGCCGTCTTCGAGGTCCGCGCCGAGATCCTCCGCGCGACCCGCGAGACGTTCCGCGAGCTCGGCTGCACGGAGATCAACACGCCGAAGATCGTCGCCACCGGCACGGAGGGCGGCACCGAGCTGTTCCCCATCACCTACTTCGGCCGCGAGGCGTTCATGAACCAGTCGCCGCAGCTGTTCAAGCAGCTGATGGCAGGCTCCGGCCTGGAGCGCGTCTTCGAGATCGGTCCGATCTTCCGCGCCGAGGAGCACAACACGCCTCGCCACCTCAACGAGGCGACGTCCATCGACTTCGAGGGCGCCTTCTGCGACCACCACGAGGCGATGGACGCCGCCGAAGCGGTCACGAGGAACGCCTACGAGGCCGTCGCGGAGAACTGCGAGGAGCAGCTCGAGGCGCTCGACCTCACCGACGAGTTCGAGGTCCCCGGAGGCGAGTTCCCGCGGCTCTCCTACGAGGAGGCCCTCGAGCGCATCAACGCCACGGGCGACCTGGACGAGCACCTCGTCTACGGCGACGACCTCTCCACGGAGGCCGAGCACGCGCTCGGGCAGGACGTCGGCGAGCACTACTTCATCACCGACTGGCCCTCCGAGATCAAGCCGTTCTACATCAAGGACCACGACGACGACGAGTCGCTCTCGACCGGCTTCGACATGATGCACCCCCGGATGGAACTCGTCTCGGGCGGCCAGCGCGAACACCGCCACGAGCGGCTCATCGAGGGGTTCGAACAGCAGGGACTCGACCCCGAGGCGTTCGAGTACTACACGAAGATGTTCAAGTACGGCATGCCCCCGCACGCCGGCTGGGGGATGGGCGCAGAGCGCCTCGTCATGACGATCCTCGGCCTGAAGAACATCCGCGAGGCCGTCCTGTTCCCGCGGGACCGCCAGCGACTGAGCCCCTAG
- a CDS encoding cation:proton antiporter, whose protein sequence is MVSIDVVVLTLLGIVFLGAALLPEELDGAPVSPAMLYVLFGAAVFSLPLGLPAPNPLEYETATEHFAEFVVIVALMGVGLKLDRPFSVRGWSVTWRLLAVTMPLTIAAAALLGWWWVGLAPAGAILLGAVIAPTDPVLASDVQVDRPAAGELSPEEADDQEVRFALTSEAGLNDGLAFPFTYLAIAVATAGLAPENWLQEWLLVDVGYRIVVGCLVGYGAGWGLGKLLFRHSPTTRIGKAVEGTEALACTLLSYGVAEILNGYGFLAVFVAALLIRDIERGHEYNQALHDFAEVVERLSLALLLVLFGGAVATGLLAPLSVEAALVGLALVLLVRPLAGAAGVLGLSRSAGERAVVSFFGVRGVGSIFYLAYGLGSAEFADAGLIWALVGFVVLVSVFLHGVTAPYAMRWFVGESEEESGETGAGEDEGAAA, encoded by the coding sequence ATGGTCTCCATCGACGTCGTCGTGCTCACCCTCCTCGGCATCGTCTTCCTCGGCGCTGCGCTGCTGCCGGAAGAGCTCGACGGCGCTCCCGTGTCGCCGGCGATGCTGTACGTCCTCTTCGGCGCGGCCGTGTTCTCGCTCCCGCTGGGGCTGCCGGCTCCGAACCCGCTGGAGTACGAGACCGCGACCGAACACTTCGCGGAGTTCGTCGTCATCGTCGCGCTGATGGGCGTGGGGCTGAAGCTCGACCGACCGTTCTCCGTCCGCGGCTGGTCGGTGACCTGGCGCCTCCTCGCGGTGACGATGCCGCTAACCATCGCAGCCGCCGCCCTCCTCGGCTGGTGGTGGGTCGGCCTGGCCCCGGCGGGGGCGATCCTCCTCGGCGCCGTCATCGCCCCCACCGACCCCGTCCTGGCCTCCGACGTGCAGGTCGACCGCCCCGCGGCCGGGGAACTCAGCCCTGAGGAGGCCGACGACCAGGAGGTCCGCTTCGCGCTCACGTCCGAGGCCGGGCTGAACGACGGCCTCGCGTTCCCGTTCACGTACCTCGCGATCGCCGTCGCGACCGCCGGGCTGGCGCCCGAGAACTGGCTCCAGGAGTGGCTCCTCGTCGACGTCGGCTACCGGATCGTCGTCGGCTGTCTCGTCGGCTACGGCGCGGGCTGGGGGCTGGGAAAGCTCCTGTTCCGACACTCCCCGACGACTCGCATCGGGAAGGCCGTCGAGGGGACGGAGGCGCTGGCGTGCACGCTCCTGTCGTACGGGGTGGCGGAGATCCTCAACGGATACGGCTTCCTCGCCGTGTTCGTCGCGGCGCTGCTGATCCGGGATATCGAGCGCGGCCACGAGTACAACCAGGCGCTCCACGACTTCGCGGAGGTCGTCGAACGCCTGTCGCTGGCGCTGCTGCTGGTGCTGTTCGGGGGCGCCGTCGCGACCGGTCTGCTGGCGCCGCTGTCGGTCGAGGCCGCCCTTGTCGGTCTGGCGCTGGTGCTGCTCGTCCGGCCGCTGGCCGGCGCGGCCGGCGTCCTCGGGCTGTCCCGCTCGGCGGGCGAGCGGGCCGTCGTCTCCTTCTTCGGGGTCCGCGGGGTCGGCTCCATCTTCTACCTCGCCTACGGGCTTGGGTCGGCGGAGTTCGCCGACGCCGGCCTCATCTGGGCGCTCGTGGGTTTCGTGGTCCTCGTCTCCGTGTTCCTCCACGGCGTGACCGCGCCGTACGCGATGAGGTGGTTCGTCGGCGAGAGCGAGGAGGAGAGCGGGGAGACGGGAGCGGGAGAAGACGAGGGAGCCGCGGCGTAG